Proteins found in one Ptychodera flava strain L36383 chromosome 3, AS_Pfla_20210202, whole genome shotgun sequence genomic segment:
- the LOC139129669 gene encoding medium-chain acyl-CoA ligase ACSF2, mitochondrial-like yields the protein MAAHILATTSKLTQSYVHTPSQRRFCGKTIGQLFELTSDAYPQREAITYYSKDGDVKRLSFEELKIQVDRFAKGLTSLGLQKGEKLGILVGRRYEYIVIYLGAMKAGLIAVRLRTSSKADQLRHQINKVGCGILVIDSNFLDTMPEVLLEVEASSVPCHLQRLPSVRLLINIDSAEKQGACLSPSSVVCMSPDHVQREVIEVELQQDEPCVIFFTSGSTGMPKAIVHSHHALTESYITLSESKTACNGDQPGCHLCSVPCYSIVFEYILAPMIVAGDRFVLIESTDIDTFLTVIKHERCTSASFSNLLAFGNTYLQGKVVDFSSLKEVSIGGNTFPPDSLTKLRKFNIPNITIGYGMTETCGVICHFTGDPIGEKTWIVGRPLPHSEVKIVCDNFRTVSVNVEGEICVRSPYVFKYYLGEEDRTKAVKTESGWFKTGDAGIMLDDGRIRVLGRKDDCIIKNTTNVYPSEIERYLVGHHKVKLCQAVSVPDPNVINEICLCLVLKPGTECSEEEILDVLSEHLDDFHIPEYILFFESFPVTDTGKIKRNELKRMAAERLNVKI from the coding sequence ATGGCAGCTCACATTCTTGCAACAACTTCAAAGCTGACTCAAAGTTACGTCCATACGCCGAGTCAACGACGATTCTGTGGTAAGACCATTGGTCAACTGTTTGAATTAACAAGTGATGCTTATCCACAGAGAGAAGCAATAACCTATTATTCAAAGGATGGTGACGTCAAACGTTTGTCATTCGAAGAACTGAAGATTCAGGTGGATAGATTTGCTAAAGGGCTCACGAGTCTCGGTCTACAAAAGGGCGAAAAGTTGGGAATACTTGTTGGCAGAAGATACGAGTATATAGTGATCTATTTAGGTGCCATGAAGGCAGGTCTTATAGCTGTCCGCCTTCGCACGTCATCAAAGGCTGATCAGCTGAGACATCAAATAAATAAAGTCGGCTGTGGCATATTGGTGATTGACAGCAACTTTCTTGACACCATGCCAGAAGTACTTCTAGAAGTTGAAGCTTCTAGTGTACCTTGTCACCTGCAACGTCTTCCAAGTGTGCGTCTTCTTATCAATATTGATTCTGCTGAAAAGCAGGGGGCTTGCCTGTCGCCAAGTAGTGTTGTTTGCATGTCGCCAGACCACGTGCAACGGGAAGTGATTGAAGTTGAACTTCAACAAGACGAGCCATGTGTAATTTTCTTCACCTCTGGCAGTACCGGAATGCCAAAAGCCATTGTACACTCGCATCACGCCCTAACTGAATCTTACATAACTCTATCAGAGAGCAAAACAGCATGTAATGGTGATCAGCCAGGTTGTCACCTGTGTTCAGTACCCTGTTATTCGATTGTGTTTGAATACATCCTGGCTCCAATGATTGTAGCTGGAGATaggtttgttttgattgagTCTACCGATATTGATACATTTCTCACCGTAATAAAACATGAACGATGCACGTCTGCATCCTTTTCCAATCTACTTGCTTTTGGCAACACTTACCTACAGGGCAAAGTTGTTGACTTTTCGTCGCTGAAAGAAGTTAGCATAGGGGGAAACACTTTTCCGCCAGATTCCTTAACAAAACTAAGAAAGTTTAATATTCCAAATATAACCATTGGATATGGGATGACGGAAACGTGTGGGGTCATATGTCATTTCACAGGCGACCCGATTGGAGAGAAGACATGGATAGTGGGGCGACCGCTTCCACATTCGGAAGTTAAGATTGTTTGCGATAACTTCCGTACAGTATCGGTCAACGTTGAGGGCGAAATCTGTGTACGAAGTCCCTACGTTTTCAAGTACTACCTTGGTGAGGAAGACCGAACAAAGGCTGTGAAAACAGAATCGGGATGGTTTAAGACTGGCGATGCTGGAATCATGCTCGATGATGGCAGAATTCGCGTTCTTGGCAGGAAAGACGACTGTATCATAAAGAATACCACAAATGTCTATCCTTCAGAAATAGAGCGATATCTGGTTGGTCATCATAAGGTGAAGCTTTGCCAAGCAGTAAGCGTTCCTGACCCAAATGTGATTAACGAGATATGCTTGTGTCTTGTCTTAAAACCTGGAACAGAGTGCAGCGAAGAGGAAATCCTGGACGTTTTGAGTGAACATTTGGATGACTTTCACATTCctgaatatattttgttttttgagaGTTTTCCAGTCACTGATACGGGGAAAATTAAACGTAATGAACTGAAAAGAATGGCAGCGGAGAGATTAAATGTGAAGATATAG